The sequence TGCTCATCCTTCAAATCGGCCCCCCAAGCGACTCATTTCATGCTCCCCGCACTGCACAATTGCTTGTAATCCTCTCATCGATCGTGGCCGAAACCGTGACTGACCAGGTAAGGGTCAGCCTTAACGTTGGTCGGAGACTGATAAACGATGTCAAATTGCCCCTGACGGTTGGCCCTCCCGATCCGGGCCCAGACGTCGGCATGCCCCCACAAAGGATTGATCGATACAGCTCCCTGCGGCGCGTTGAACTCCGCGCCCATGACTGAATTGCGCAGAAGTGACGTTTCCAGCGAGTTAGTCCGCTCAAGCGCACGGGCAAAAAGGTTAACCTGGAAATAGGAAGCCTCCAAACACATGTTGGTCGGCTCATCGTCACCGTACCGTTCACGATATCGACTGACGAACCTACTGTTCCTCTCGGTCTGAACACCTTGAAAGTATGAAGCCGCCGTGTAATGCCCCTCCCCGACGTCGAACCCCATGGCGCGTATTTCAGCTTCTGTCGTCGTCAAGCTCGCGATCGGGACGCATTTCGGATTGAGCCCGAAATCGTGATAGGTCTGGTAGAGAAATGTTGTCGACTCCCCGACCACCGTCGAAAAAATGACGTCAGGCTGCGCATCTGCGATGTCTCGCAGGACCGGCATGAACTCGCTGCGCTTGGATTCCAACTTAAGATACATCTCACCGACAACCGTACCACCATTACTGTGAACCAGTTCACGCATAACTCTATTTGATTCGCGCGGATAAATATAATCCGATCCAACAAAATAAAAACGCCTTCCAAAATTCTCCATAAGTAATTTGCAAAGCTGCACTGAGTTTTGGTTTGGCGTCGCTCCGGTGTACAAGACATTTGGCGAAAATTCGAAACCCTCATACAAAGTTGGATACCAAAGCAGTCCATTCAGGCGCTCGACAACGGGAAGAACCGCCTTCCGGCTCGCCGAGGTGTAGTGACGTTGCCCCTCATCTCTAATCCAGTTTGAAGTTCGTTCTGGCCCATTGAGAGGACCAGGACATGAGGCGCAGCCGCTTCACGGAAGAGCAGATCATCGGCATCCTGAAGGAGCACGAGGCCGGGGTGCCGGTCTCGGACCTGTGTCGCAAGCACGGGGTCAGCGACGCCAGCATCTACAAATGGAAGGCCCGTTTCGGCGGGATGGACGTGTCGGAGGCCAAACGGCTGCGAGCGCTCGAGGACGAGAACGCCAAGCTGAAGCGCATGCTCGCCGACGCCATGCTGGATAACGTCGCGCTGAAGGATCTCCTGGGAAAGAAGTGGTGACGTCCGCTGCCAGGCGCAGAGCTGTCTCCCACCTCATGGAAGCCCATGGGATGAGCGAACGGCGGGCGTGTAAAGCCACCGGCTTCTGCCGCATGACCATGAGATACAGAGCCACGCGCGGGAATGACGCCTCGCTGCGTGAGCGCATGAAGGCCATCGCCCAGGAGCGACGGCGGTTCGGGTACCGGCGTCTCCACGTCCTGCTCAGGCGGGAGGGCTTCCGGGTCAACCACAAGCGGCTGTTCCGGCTCTACCGTGAGGAACGGCTGATGGTCCGCCGGCGAGGCGGTCGCAAGCGGGCGATCGGGACACGGGCGCCGATGATGATCCCGATGCGACCGAACGAGCGCTGGTCGCTCGACTTCGTTGCCGACCAGATGACCGATGGCCGGCGCTTCCGGATGCTGGCCATCGTGGACGACTGTACCCGCGAATGCCTGGCACTGGTGGCGGACACGTCGCTGTCCGGGGTCCGGGTCGCTCGCGAACTCGATCGGCTGCTGGCAGAGCGCGGCCGGCCGAAGATGATCGTCAGTGACAATGGCAGCGAGTTCACCTCCAATGCCATTCTGGGCTGGGCCGACACAGCTCGGGTCGAGTGGCACTACATCGCGCCGGGTAAGCCGATGCAGAACGGCTTCATCGAGAGCTTCAACGGGCGCCTTCGGGACGAGCTGTTGAACGAGACGCTGTTCTCCAGCCTGTCTCACGCCAGAGCCGCTCTCGCCCGGTGGCAGCTCGACTATAACACCGCCCGGCCGCACTCGAAGCTCGGATGGCAGACGCCAACGGCCTTCGCCTCAACATTCCATCCGCGGCGGGATCAGACGCTCCGCATCATGAACGGCTCCGCGTCTGCCCCCGCCGCTCCCCACGCCCGAGAGGGCAAATCCAACCGCCAGAACGAACTCACAGTTGGATAGAAGTTGGGGGCAACGTCAGTAGCATCCGAATATTGTGCTGACACCGTCGTCAACCATGAGACGTTTCGCATATTGCCCATAAGATCTCACGTCTGAACCAGGATCGTAGATGCTCGGAATAACGGGCCTACCGTTGATGCCACCAGCGTCATTAATCTCTTCGATGGCGATTAGCGTGCCTCGAAGCTGGGTTTCTTCGATTACGGACATAAAGCCAGTTCTCGAAAAGAGAACACCGACGCGCCAGGGCTCGGAAGTCCTTTCACGGCCGTGGGAAGATCCATTTCTGCTGCTGAGCATAGCGTGATCCCTACATTTGGATGCCGTAATTTGCTCTGTACCGAGATGATCATACGATATACTTCGGGTCATCTTCACGGATTCAAAAAATAGGAATAATGGATGAGGTCTGGCGAGCGGAATACGTCGGGACCAAAGCTGACGCGGCCAGCGTCACAACACGTAGAAGAGCCGGGACAGCAGTGTCAACGGCGTATTCAAACGTCCACTCTGCATCTCACATAGACAGAACCCGATCATTTTATTCCAAGCACCAGATGCAGCGACGGGCCGATCACCGGCTTAAGGCCCGGAAGCACCGCGCCGCCGATGCACCACTCCCCATACGGACTCTGGCCGATGCGCCCGGCCACAACCCCACAGCTGCGCTTGACAGGCGGTAGAGCCTATGCAAGTTTTTTGCCAGCAACACAGCTATCCGAAAATATCGGCATCAACGCCCCACTGCTCTCGCCCCCTCAATGGGACGGGCCGCGTGGGGCGTTTTGCGTTGTTAGCCCGAAAACCTGGAGGATAATCATGTCGACTGTCATGCCGCAAAATGCCCAGCTTACCGGTTCGAGGGCCGCGCCCGTCGCCATTCCCCTGCGCGACGTCCTGCCCTGGGCCGTCTTCGGTGGCCTCATGATGGTTCTGGCCATCTATTTCGTCGGTGTCGAAGAAGGCGCCCTCTCACTCTTCTCGGGGTCCTACGTCCACGAATACGTGCACGACGCCCGCCACCTG is a genomic window of Ancylobacter sp. IITR112 containing:
- a CDS encoding transporter substrate-binding domain-containing protein encodes the protein MRDEGQRHYTSASRKAVLPVVERLNGLLWYPTLYEGFEFSPNVLYTGATPNQNSVQLCKLLMENFGRRFYFVGSDYIYPRESNRVMRELVHSNGGTVVGEMYLKLESKRSEFMPVLRDIADAQPDVIFSTVVGESTTFLYQTYHDFGLNPKCVPIASLTTTEAEIRAMGFDVGEGHYTAASYFQGVQTERNSRFVSRYRERYGDDEPTNMCLEASYFQVNLFARALERTNSLETSLLRNSVMGAEFNAPQGAVSINPLWGHADVWARIGRANRQGQFDIVYQSPTNVKADPYLVSHGFGHDR
- a CDS encoding IS3 family transposase (programmed frameshift), yielding MRRSRFTEEQIIGILKEHEAGVPVSDLCRKHGVSDASIYKWKARFGGMDVSEAKRLRALEDENAKLKRMLADAMLDNVALKDLPGKEVVTSAARRRAVSHLMEAHGMSERRACKATGFCRMTMRYRATRGNDASLRERMKAIAQERRRFGYRRLHVLLRREGFRVNHKRLFRLYREERLMVRRRGGRKRAIGTRAPMMIPMRPNERWSLDFVADQMTDGRRFRMLAIVDDCTRECLALVADTSLSGVRVARELDRLLAERGRPKMIVSDNGSEFTSNAILGWADTARVEWHYIAPGKPMQNGFIESFNGRLRDELLNETLFSSLSHARAALARWQLDYNTARPHSKLGWQTPTAFASTFHPRRDQTLRIMNGSASAPAAPHAREGKSNRQNELTVG
- a CDS encoding transporter substrate-binding protein, whose product is MTRSISYDHLGTEQITASKCRDHAMLSSRNGSSHGRERTSEPWRVGVLFSRTGFMSVIEETQLRGTLIAIEEINDAGGINGRPVIPSIYDPGSDVRSYGQYAKRLMVDDGVSTIFGCY
- a CDS encoding CbtB-domain containing protein — its product is MSTVMPQNAQLTGSRAAPVAIPLRDVLPWAVFGGLMMVLAIYFVGVEEGALSLFSGSYVHEYVHDARHLLGFPCH